The following are encoded together in the Zingiber officinale cultivar Zhangliang chromosome 8A, Zo_v1.1, whole genome shotgun sequence genome:
- the LOC122011075 gene encoding uncharacterized protein LOC122011075, which translates to MGLPLPELAPQLIKMMEEQKGAGQVRQPRPDLARPSTHQPGRGKEPEGSREVKNRGNAAVREIGMISGGLTDGDSGRARKSHVRRLEVHAVECSKEQAAGPVISFGPADLEGLELPHDDALIIKAVIANSRVTRVFVDTGSSVNILFRTAFEEMQIDAAELQPVATSLYGFTATLEAVGAVLIKENDNVQWPVYFFSHLLKGAESRYTTLEKLVYGLYQPRTAIKAQTLANFLTEVHQTSPEETWKIYVDGSSNHHGSGVEVLVISPQGDILQLAVRLNFRATNNEAEYEALLVGLQAAWHVGVARVIIYSDSQLVTQQVTDNFVINCDKLQMYREAYEKMKAEFAEVTVTKIPRSENERADELAKMVSSLTTWVLDRSTAQTFLIAQIDLQNNAEATIDWRAPMISYLRQGILPTYPEESRLIRRQAHAYVMIGDQLYKRSFSRPLLKCLSMEEADQTLREIHLGCCGSHVGGQTLSRKVLLAGYFWLTLQRDAHKLVNTCLSCQKHQNLTHRPTSQLRTSIVSCPFDQWGMDIVGPFPMAPGQRRFLLVVVDYFSKWVEAEALARITEDSVIQFLWKNILCRFGIPHKMVSDNGRQFQGQRIQAWCKGFDITQAFTSVAYPQRNGQTEEINKEIVRGLKVKLDHVGGNWVEELPSILWAYRTTPRESTGLTPFHLVYGNEAVVPIEIGVPSVRRTLYDEGNTE; encoded by the exons ATGGGATTGCCTCTGCCCGAGCTAGCTCCTCAGTTGATCAAGATGATGGAGGAACAAAAGGGGGCAGGACAGGTCAGACAACCTCGTCCCGACCTCGCGAGACCTAGCACTCATCAGCCTGGCCGGGGAAAGGAGCCAGAAGGATCACGGGAGGTCAAGAACAGAGGCAATGCAGCTGTCAGAGAAATcggcatgatctctggagggctGACTGACGGAGATTCAGGGAGGGCACGTAAGTCTCATGTTCGGCGCTTGGAGGTTCATGCCGTCGAATGCAGTAAGGAGCAAGCTGCTggccctgttattagctttgggccaGCAGACCTGGAGGGGCTGGAGTTGCCTCATGACGATGCGCTCATCATCAAAGCCGTCATTGCCAATAGCCGAGTGACTCGGGTTTTTGTTGACactgggagctcggtcaacattttatttAGGACTGCATTTGaagagatgcagattgatgctgCTGAACTTCAGCCAGTAGCTACAtctttatatggattcacag CCACCCTTGAGGCTGTGGGGGCCGTGCTCATTAAAGAAAATGACAATGTACAATGGCCGGTGTATTTCTTCAGCCATTTGTTGAAAGGAGCCGAGTCCCGATACACGACACTcgagaagttggtttacggactg tatcagcctcGCACCGCTATAAAGGCACAAACCTTGGCAAATTTCTTGACAGAGGTACATCAAACCAGCCCTGAAGAAACGTGGAAGatctatgtggatgggtcttcgaATCATCATGGAAGCGGGGTCGAGGTCTTAGTAATATCTCCTCAAGGAGATATACTCCAGTTGGCGGTTCGATTGAATTTTcgagccactaacaatgaggcagagtatgaggctttGTTGGTTGGACTGCAAGCAGCCTGGCATGTCGGGGTCGCTCGAGTAATCATctattcagattcacagttggtGACTCAGCAAGTTACCGACAACTTTGTTATAAATTGTGATAAATTGCAAATGTATCGggaagcttatgagaagatgaaggcaGAATTTGCAGAGGTCACTGTGACAAAGATACCCAGGTCGGAGAATGAGCGAGCAGACGAATTGGCAAAGATGGTCAGTTCCTTAACTACTTGGGTGCTGGATAGGTCAACGGCACAAACCTTTCTGATAGCCCAGATAGATTTGCAAAACAATGCagaagcaactattgattggcgggcACCCATGATCAGTTATCTCAGGCAAGGTATCTTACCTACATATCCCGAAGAATCTCGATTGATAAGGAGGCAGGCTCATGCTTATGTCATGATtggggaccagctctacaagaggTCCTTCTCTCGGCCCTTACTTAAATGCTTGAGTATGGAGGAAGCCGACCAGACCTTGCGAGAAATACATCTAGGATGCTGTGGCAGTCATGTAGGCGGTCAGACATTATCTCGCAAGGTGctcctggccgggtatttctggcttACTTTACAGAGGGATGCTCACAAGTTGGTGAACACATGCTTGtcctgccagaaacatcaaaactTGACACATCGCCCTACGTCCCAATTGAGAACGTCTATAGTGTCCtgcccttttgatcaatggggcatggatatcgtgggaccATTTCCGATGGCACCAGGTCAGAGGCGCTTCTTATTGGTGGTCgtggactatttttctaagtgggtagaagcagaagcccTGGCCCGTATCACAGAAGATTCTGTCATTCAATTCTTGTGGAAGAACATCCTTTGTAGGTTTGGTATTCCCCACAAGATGGTGTCtgacaatggaaggcaatttcaaggacaaAGAATCCAGGCCTGGTGCAAGGGATTTGACATAACgcaagccttcacttcagtagcTTATCCTCAAAGAAATGGTCAAACCGAGGAAATCAACAAAGAGATAGTGCGAGGTTTGAAGGTCaagctggatcatgtcggaggcaattgggtggaagagctgccTAGCATTCTGTGGGCATATCGTACAACACCTCGGGAGAGCACAGGTCTGACACCCTTTCACTTGGTTTATGGCAATGAGGCCGTGGTACCCATAGAAATTGGAGTGCCGTCGGTCAGAAGGACACTATACGATGAAGGAAACACGGAATGA